Proteins encoded in a region of the Prunus persica cultivar Lovell chromosome G4, Prunus_persica_NCBIv2, whole genome shotgun sequence genome:
- the LOC18780949 gene encoding protein FAR1-RELATED SEQUENCE 6 produces the protein MPSITMQILFYFVIMSSSSFTSSYINQEEDGVQMEKNDGEAVSEEPELENRENVEEPRVGMTFNNIDDIVVYYREYGKQLGFPVRKRTSQKGDEGELKYVTISCGREGKYKSKSSNVLKPHPSIKIGCKARVRAGIILDGRWQINSINLDHNHDMSPTKARYFRCHRTISSYMKRRIELNDRAGIRLNKSYNSLVVEAGGHENISFLEKDCRNYIENVRRLRLGEGDATAIQTYFLNMQAQNSNFFYAIDLDQDGRLRNVFWADARSRAAYKEFGDVVTFDTTYLTNKYDMPFAPFVGVNHHGQSILLGCGLISSEDTDAFIWLFKSWLTCMHEHAPRGIITDQDKAMKNAIEIIFPNTRHRWCLWHIMNKFPSKLNRYKQYEAIMYALQSIVYGSLEKVEFEEGWDEIIEKYELQDNEWLAGLYNERQRWVPYFVKDSFWAGMSTTQRSESMNAFFDDHVNSKTTLKQFVEQYENALKVKVEKEKQEDFKSSSIGFDCGTHYNMEKQAQEVYTISKYKEFHEELIGKMYCDYVSHKVNGANFEYQISEDFMMEGKKKRLYFKVWLNEDDNEVQCNCRMFEFRGILCRHTIYVFLRHNIDLIPEKYIMRRWRKDVKRCHTRIEINYESYSLAPEAQRCHKMQKAFDEIKELANDSDNKCMIVMTWMDNVKEELSKHNVVCGSDQPNPQSPIGRNIENDVSSIPNASQCILTPLAARKKGRPPFKRRKSQLEQAVRKKQDSKKKKQESNKKIKSCGNNTNGEKELNDLQPTEFDDIGHIVGSSTSKGDGVVGTQESIAMQENMTTFMGFTQTGQLNQLYREYEIGHMAHPILHDNHFLDHQYQYWNEDYNIYMPSFSSGGSGGQRN, from the exons ATGCCTTCCATTACTATGCAGatcctattttattttgtaatcaTGTCTTCGAGTAGCTTTACGAGTTCATATATTAatcaagaagaagatggggtTCAAATGGAAAAGAATGATGGTGAAGCAGTAAGTGAGGAGCCTGAATTGGAGAATAGAGAGAATGTGGAAGAGCCTCGAGTTGGGATGACTTTTAACAACATTGATGATATAGTTGTCTATTATAGAGAATATGGGAAGCAATTAGGGTTTCCCGTGAGGAAGAGAACATCACAAAAGGGAGATGAAGGAGAATTGAAATATGTGACTATTTCATGTGGTCGAGAAGGCAAATATAAGAGTAAATCAAGTAATGTCCTAAAGCCACATCCAAGTATAAAAATTGGTTGCAAAGCTAGAGTAAGAGCAGGTATAATCTTAGATGGAAGGTGGCAGATCAACTCTATCAACCTTGATCATAACCATGATATGAGTCCAACCAAGGCTCGTTATTTTCGATGTCATCGGACAATAAGTTCATATATGAAAAGGAGGATTGAGTTAAATGATAGAGCTGGAATAAGGTTAAACAAGAGCTATAATTCATTAGTGGTTGAAGCTGGGGGCCATGAGAATATCTCCTTTTTGGAAAAGGATTGTAGAAATTATATTGAAAATGTGAGACGATTACGGCTTGGGGAAGGCGATGCTACTGCAATCCAAACTTATTTTCTGAATATGCAagctcaaaattcaaatttcttctATGCAATTGATTTAGATCAAGATGGTCGGTTAAGAAATGTATTTTGGGCAGATGCAAGAAGTAGGGCGGCATATAAGGAATTTGGAGATGTTGTTACATTTGATACAACCTACTTGACGAATAAGTATGACATGCCATTTGCTCCATTTGTGGGGGTAAATCATCATGGGCAATCAATTTTACTTGGATGTGGGCTGATTTCAAGTGAAGATACTGATGCTTTTATTTGGTTGTTTAAGTCTTGGCTCACATGTATGCATGAGCACGCTCCTAGGGGAATAATTACTGATCAAGATAAAGCCATGAAAAATGCCATTGAGATTATTTTTCCTAATACTAGACATCGTTGGTGCTTGTGGCACATAATGAACAAGTTTCCTAGTAAGTTGAACCGTTACAAGCAATATGAAGCTATCATGTATGCCTTGCAAAGTATTGTGTATGGCTCATTGGAGAAGGTTGAGTTTGAAGAAGGTTGGGATGAAATAATTGAGAAATATGAGTTACAAGACAATGAATGGTTGGCTGGACTATATAATGAGAGACAACGTTGGGTACCATATTTTGTGAAAGATAGTTTTTGGGCAGGAATGTCTACCACACAACGAAGTGAAAGTATGAATGCATTTTTTGATGACCATGTAAATTCTAAGACTACTTTAAAACAGTTTGTGGAGCAATATGAAAATGCATTGAAAGTTAAGGTGGAAAAGGAGAAGCAAGAAGATTTTAAGTCTTCATCCATTGGTTTTGATTGTGGAACTCATTATAACATGGAGAAACAGGCTCAAGAGGTTTACACTATTTccaaatataaagaatttCATGAAGAATTAATAGGCAAAATGTATTGCGACTATGTTTCACATAAAGTGAATGGTGCAAATTTTGAGTACCAAATATCTGAGGATTTCATGatggaagggaaaaaaaagaggctTTATTTCAAGGTTTGGCTTAATGAAGATGACAATGAAGTCCAGTGCAATTGTCGCATGTTTGAGTTTAGAGGCATATTATGCCGTCATAcaatatatgtttttcttcGCCACAACATTGACTTGATtccagaaaaatatataatgcgAAGATGGAGGAAGGATGTGAAAAGATGTCACACAAGGATTGAAATCAATTATGAAAGCTATAGTCTCGCACCTGAAGCACAACGATGTCATAAGATGCAAAAGGCTTTTGATGAGATTAAGGAATTGGCAAATGATTCTGACAATAAGTGCATGATTGTGATGACTTGGATGGATAATGTAAAGGAGGAACTCTCCAAACATAATGTTGTTTGTGGTAGTGATCAACCAAATCCTCAGTCACCTATTGGCAGGAACATTGAGAATGATGTTAGTTCAATTCCGAATGCAAGTCAATGTATTCTTACTCCCTTAGCAGCTAGAAAGAAAGGCCGTCCACCATTTAAAAGGAGGAAATCTCAGTTGGAACAAGCAGTTAGGAAGAAACAAGAtagtaaaaagaagaaacaagagAGTAACAAGAAGATCAAATCTTGTGGAAACAACACTAATGGAGAGAAAGAACTGAAT GATTTGCAGCCAACAGAATTTGATGATATTGGCCATATTGTTGGTTCATCTACTTCTAAAGGTGATGGTGTAGTTGGAACACAAGAGAGCATTGCTATGCAG GAAAATATGACCACATTTATGGGTTTTACTCAAACTGGTCAATTAAATCAGTTGTATAGAGAGTATGAGATAGGACATATGGCTCATCCAATCCTTCATGACAATCATTTTCTG gatcatcaatatcaatattggaATGAAGACTACAATATATACATGCCTAGCTTTAGTTCTGGAGGAAGTGGTGGCCAACGAAACTGA